In a single window of the Nitrospira sp. MA-1 genome:
- the ispE gene encoding 4-(cytidine 5'-diphospho)-2-C-methyl-D-erythritol kinase has product MSVTEIVVRAPAKVNLLIRVLDQLPNGYHDLWSLMHTVDVFDLLRIRLHSDREGLALTCGDAPLPLDKGNLVYRAAELVLQRAEKTVGVDIELTKVIPLSAGLGGGSSDAAATLYGLAHLLGLNWTLSDLCEAGATLGSDIPFFFRAPCAVVRGWGQDVVACSIQGERWVVLVNPGFPIQTKWAYKQLASQRDTVRPLDDSTKKIDRELSLSWEEVIGIMENDFEAPLFPFYPILGFIKDTLLSFGAQAALLSGSGATVFGVFHTQEEARHASTRLRRDTSWRIFDIPMGSTDLPHDVIHVGSSSQASKM; this is encoded by the coding sequence ATGTCAGTTACTGAGATCGTTGTGAGGGCGCCGGCAAAAGTGAATCTATTGATTCGGGTATTGGATCAATTGCCCAATGGGTATCATGATTTGTGGTCTCTCATGCATACGGTCGATGTCTTTGATCTCCTCCGAATCAGACTTCACTCTGATCGGGAGGGCCTTGCCTTGACGTGTGGAGATGCCCCGTTGCCCTTGGATAAGGGAAATCTAGTTTATCGGGCGGCTGAATTGGTCCTTCAGCGGGCTGAAAAGACTGTAGGGGTTGATATTGAGCTAACCAAAGTCATTCCCTTGTCGGCTGGTCTTGGAGGTGGGAGTAGTGATGCCGCCGCCACTTTGTATGGCCTCGCTCACTTGCTGGGGTTGAATTGGACTTTATCTGACTTGTGTGAGGCGGGTGCAACACTCGGAAGTGATATTCCCTTTTTTTTTAGAGCACCTTGTGCAGTGGTTCGGGGGTGGGGCCAGGATGTGGTGGCCTGTTCCATCCAAGGTGAACGGTGGGTGGTTCTTGTCAATCCCGGCTTTCCTATTCAGACAAAATGGGCATATAAGCAGTTAGCCTCTCAACGGGATACTGTTCGTCCTTTAGATGACTCTACAAAGAAGATAGATCGTGAATTGAGCCTATCCTGGGAGGAAGTGATCGGGATAATGGAGAATGATTTTGAGGCGCCCTTGTTCCCGTTTTATCCCATTTTGGGATTTATTAAAGATACTTTGCTTTCCTTTGGGGCTCAAGCCGCACTATTATCAGGTAGTGGGGCCACCGTGTTTGGTGTTTTCCACACTCAAGAGGAAGCTCGGCACGCTTCCACCCGGTTGCGCCGTGATACTAGTTGGCGGATCTTTGATATCCCGATGGGATCGACGGATTTACCCCATGACGTAATCCATGTTGGCTCTTCTTCTCAGGCTTCCAAAATGTAA
- a CDS encoding ribose-phosphate pyrophosphokinase, with protein sequence MLRDLKLITGNSNLALAREISQYIGQDLSQATVTTFSDGEIRVRIDENVRGGDVFLIQSCCHPVNTSIMELLLLIDAVKRSSASRITAVIPYYGYGRQDRKDQPRVPISAKLIADLITAAGANRILTMDLHAGPIQGFFNIPVDHLYAMPVMLDYIKKQNVSDLVIVSPDAGGVERARAFAKRLNSSLAIIDKRRELPNQAEVMNIIGDVQDKHALLFDDMIDTAGTIVQTAQTCMDNGALSAWAGSTHAVLSGPALERLQSSCLREVMVTNTIPLNGKDQQCPKLKTLSVAPLLGEAILRIHREESVTSLFV encoded by the coding sequence ATGCTCCGAGATTTAAAATTGATCACGGGTAACTCCAACCTTGCGTTGGCCAGAGAAATTTCCCAGTATATTGGGCAGGATTTGAGTCAGGCGACGGTTACGACTTTTAGTGATGGGGAGATTAGGGTTCGAATTGATGAGAATGTGCGGGGAGGGGATGTCTTTCTCATTCAATCCTGCTGCCACCCGGTGAATACCTCGATCATGGAGTTGCTGCTTCTGATCGATGCGGTCAAACGATCATCCGCATCCAGGATTACAGCGGTCATTCCTTATTACGGATATGGGAGACAAGATCGAAAAGATCAACCCCGAGTGCCCATTAGTGCCAAATTAATTGCGGATTTGATTACGGCCGCCGGCGCAAATCGCATTTTGACTATGGACCTTCATGCCGGACCTATTCAAGGATTCTTCAATATTCCTGTTGATCACCTTTATGCAATGCCTGTGATGTTGGACTACATTAAAAAGCAAAATGTTTCCGATTTGGTGATCGTTTCCCCTGATGCTGGAGGAGTCGAGCGGGCGAGAGCATTTGCCAAACGACTGAATTCCTCCCTCGCGATTATTGATAAGCGGCGAGAATTGCCGAATCAGGCTGAAGTGATGAACATTATTGGTGATGTGCAGGATAAACACGCGTTATTGTTTGATGACATGATTGATACGGCCGGAACCATTGTTCAAACGGCTCAAACCTGTATGGATAATGGAGCTCTGTCGGCTTGGGCTGGGAGTACTCATGCAGTCCTGTCTGGTCCCGCTCTGGAGCGGTTGCAATCGTCTTGCCTTCGGGAGGTTATGGTGACGAACACCATTCCTTTGAATGGAAAGGATCAGCAATGTCCAAAGTTGAAGACCCTCTCGGTTGCTCCTTTGTTGGGTGAGGCGATTTTGAGGATTCATCGTGAAGAATCGGTGACGTCCTTGTTTGTGTAA
- a CDS encoding 50S ribosomal protein L25: MKYELEVEKRDQAGKGVARQLRRQGKIPGVLYGGGKSEFVAMDHKTARSLVISQVGHTGLLTVRISGAQERIAVLQDHQIDPITGAILHVDLLEVSMKKVIRVKVPVTVIGEVPLGVKEGGILHQVLRELHIECLPDQIPDHIEIDASGFGIGDGVYVKEVAVPAGIKILDDEDLMVAHVATKMSEAKLESLLAREAAEGGAPVATAEKAAVEGAAAGAVAASDSKSKEGKK; the protein is encoded by the coding sequence ATGAAATATGAACTTGAAGTAGAAAAACGGGATCAGGCTGGAAAAGGCGTGGCGAGGCAATTGCGGCGACAAGGGAAAATTCCCGGAGTCCTTTATGGAGGGGGAAAGTCTGAATTTGTGGCCATGGACCATAAGACAGCCAGAAGTCTGGTGATTTCTCAGGTTGGCCATACTGGGTTGCTGACTGTTCGGATTTCCGGGGCACAAGAACGGATAGCGGTACTCCAAGACCACCAAATTGACCCTATTACCGGGGCAATTCTACACGTGGATCTCCTTGAAGTTTCGATGAAAAAGGTCATTCGCGTCAAAGTTCCGGTGACGGTTATCGGAGAAGTCCCTCTTGGTGTGAAAGAGGGGGGTATATTGCATCAGGTTTTGCGCGAATTACATATTGAGTGTTTGCCGGATCAAATTCCAGATCATATTGAAATTGATGCCTCCGGATTCGGGATCGGTGATGGTGTGTATGTCAAAGAAGTTGCAGTTCCCGCAGGTATCAAGATTTTGGATGACGAGGATCTCATGGTTGCCCATGTAGCCACGAAGATGTCTGAGGCGAAGCTAGAGTCCCTTCTGGCCCGTGAGGCGGCTGAGGGAGGGGCTCCTGTTGCCACTGCAGAAAAAGCCGCGGTTGAAGGTGCGGCCGCTGGGGCTGTGGCGGCGTCAGATAGTAAATCGAAAGAAGGCAAGAAGTAA
- the pth gene encoding aminoacyl-tRNA hydrolase, producing the protein MVGLGNPGESYKHTRHNIGWMVLEQAADRWNVALAKQEHGFLGKGEIKGHPVLLLLPMAWMNQTGVVIRSVIQDLSQESPNLIVVHDDLDLSLGAIKIKTRGGAGGHNGLRSVLSCVGTEEFSRVKVGIGRPQNNDSLANFVLSPFLSEEWEKITSILPKAIDSLECLICEGPDIAMNRFHVRSSEEGL; encoded by the coding sequence GTGGTGGGACTTGGGAATCCCGGAGAGTCGTACAAACACACGCGACACAACATTGGCTGGATGGTTCTTGAACAGGCGGCGGATCGGTGGAATGTGGCTTTGGCCAAACAGGAGCATGGGTTTTTAGGAAAAGGTGAGATTAAGGGCCATCCGGTTTTGCTTCTTCTTCCCATGGCGTGGATGAATCAAACTGGGGTGGTGATTCGGTCAGTCATTCAGGATTTGTCTCAGGAATCGCCTAATCTTATTGTTGTACATGATGATCTGGACTTATCTCTGGGAGCGATCAAGATCAAAACCCGAGGGGGCGCAGGTGGCCATAATGGTCTGCGGTCGGTTTTATCGTGCGTGGGGACAGAAGAATTTTCCAGGGTCAAGGTTGGAATAGGGCGTCCTCAGAATAATGACAGCCTTGCGAATTTTGTACTCTCACCGTTTTTATCAGAAGAGTGGGAAAAAATTACCTCAATTCTTCCGAAGGCCATTGATTCGTTGGAATGCCTGATTTGTGAGGGGCCAGACATTGCCATGAATCGATTTCATGTGCGATCTTCTGAGGAGGGTCTGTAA
- the rpsF gene encoding 30S ribosomal protein S6: MKLYESLCILRPVQAETENERVIEKMKEVLGQAGATILNFDNSGKKKLAYDIQHERKGTYITVQFEGPPTVVFELERFQRMEDQVMKFMTVRLNPSDLVAVAETEAEASGEDAGDGGIQ; encoded by the coding sequence ATGAAACTGTATGAATCACTGTGTATTCTTCGTCCCGTTCAAGCAGAAACAGAAAATGAGCGAGTGATTGAAAAAATGAAGGAAGTCCTAGGTCAGGCTGGGGCCACTATTTTAAATTTCGATAATAGCGGGAAGAAAAAATTGGCCTACGATATTCAACACGAACGGAAGGGGACCTATATCACGGTTCAATTCGAAGGCCCTCCTACCGTTGTATTTGAGTTGGAGCGCTTTCAGCGTATGGAAGATCAGGTAATGAAGTTTATGACCGTACGGCTGAACCCAAGTGATTTGGTTGCCGTCGCTGAAACGGAAGCTGAAGCAAGTGGAGAGGATGCTGGAGATGGTGGGATTCAATAA